CATTAAATTCATCGTCAGATAATTACGGTAGTACACAAAGATTATTCAATTAAGAATcagaaaaatgaagaaaataataactgtTTTAATCAAACGATCGAGATATCTGGCAAGATTAAATAAGAATgtcaacaacaaaaaaggaTTTGTAGAATACCTGCCATGAAGTGTCAGCTCAAAGAGCTACCACATGTGGAGTAGAGGCGTGAAACGTAACGAAAGGGAGGCATTAAATGTCAGCAGCTGTAGCATCGGGCAAAAGGTAGCAGCTACTTTTTTATGATTTAAATCGAGATAAGTCGAGAGCGTGCGCATGAACCACATTATGTGACTGTTGACTACCGATTCATTCTGACCCACATCTGTGATAGCAATCGTCGCCTCAAGCACAACAGATTCCAAGGAAGAGCTGCCGGGTTACTGCCGCTGTTGCTACTCGTGGTACTTGTCGATGATCAACTTAAATTAGCGCTACATCTGCCGTTTGTTTTCATGCTATTCCCCAACACCTTTTCTGCGTACttttcttttgaaattattgcTGAATAAACTGTTTATTGTTATTCTTTCGAACTCTGTAtgatgattaaaaataattttatttcaatacaCAGAAATGTAAtcttgagaaaaataaaagtttatacaaaattataagtaATATAACTTGATCATTATGAAGCTTCAAAAAAGTgaacgaaataaattttaagttttgaaatttttcaaaactgaaTTTTCtggaataataatataagaaaTGATTGTCGtttttaaaattcgaaaaattcagCATGCAGTGGAAACATTAAAATACTCACGATGTCAACATAAATTTCAAGTTTGATaaacatatattataaaatatagcaATTCATAGCAAAAGTTCTAGTCTACTAAAATGTCTGCTATGGATAAgttgatttttataatttatttaatagtGACATTTGTTTCTACAATTGTTTCTGCATTACCATTGGAGGGGGAAGCAAATGTAGTGGAAGTTGTGCCTCCAGAACCTAAATATGATGGCTCTTTTTTTGGAAAAAGgaatcgtaaaataataagtatgtACATAACGAAAACAATTTAGATACCGTCAATAAGATGGATGattgaaataaataagttattctcatattttgaaaatgcatcGGGTgattctgaaaaaattaataatatccCTGATCGACGACCATTGGAACACGTGGCATCATGTAagttattttcttctttactaccaataatattgtttaaaaaaagaagaataataaaaataatatcacaacaaatttagatatttacaaataaatccGAAACAGGTTACGTGTTGTTTTAATCGAAACTTCAATTTACACTATTACAAATCTTTCTCAACAGTAATTAATATCAAGAAATGGAAGCCTGAAGATGGAGACAATATTTGGGAGCGAAGCGGCCTTAATGAAGGAGATGTAATGGTTGCAGACGACACGTTAGctacaaatacaaataatactaaACGTTGGCCTGGAGCTGTTGTACCATATTTCATTGATAGAACGTTTTTTGGTAAGATCACATTATAGCTCAATTTATGAAACATGTGTAATAAgtagaaaattttttcttttttattaaacttctttttatttttttttcgctaatGTAGGTATGGTAATCTTACATATAAAGTttgcattaatattttatgtacTATAGATAAGGAGAAGCGGAAAACAATCGAAAACTCCTTGCGCGTTTTTCACAAACATACTTGTGTAAGATTTCGCccttatcaaaaaaaaaagatacaaactTTGTGTATGTAAAAGGTGATAAACCTGGATATTGGTCTTACGTTGGTAATCATGCTAATGGACAAGTTATCAATTTTCACGATTCTAAATGTTTACGACATGGTACTATAATTCACGAATTTATGCATGCACTTGGTTTTCACCACCAACATGCAGCTCGTGATCGGAACAACTAGGTAAAAATTGCGTGGGCAAATATAAAACCCAATAAAACGCACAATTTTGTAATACATGAAGACGATCACACAGATTTCGGGGTTTCTTATGATTATAAAAGTATAATGCATTACAGTTGGAAagctttttcaaaaaataccaaaaaactATAATTCCAAAGGTaagatagaaaaaagtagCTTTTACgaatcaatttaaataaaaatctatcATTTAAAGATGTGGTATACtcaatttattcaattttttttatagaatgaACATGTAACTGTTGGTCAAAGATATGGAATGAGTGtcaaagatattaaaaaaattaatataatgtaCAATTGTACTACAAAAGaatagaaaaaagaagtaaTAGTAATGTATGGTTTAGATTCCGAAACTCATGATTTTGATTGATTGTCTCTGAAGATCAGTTGGCTACATTAATTTGTAGTGCTATCAAAGTTCGAAAAATACGcacttttgtattttcaattctcaaatatttattatagcataatatttttcattttatacgTTTTTAAATAAGTCTGATTATTCTACCTATAAGGTACGAAACTTATTGCATCTCAGCAGTGTTATAGTTAATATTGTTATGTGTTTTAGTTATAGCGTGAAGAGATTacaataatattgtaaatattgtcaagtttattattataaataaaatatcagtTACATTTGATGGGTATTATAAATAGTTgcaattatataatataagaattaataataaataccaTTACTTTCCCACATTTGAAATTATATTCGAACAttgtatgtatttatttatttttttaaacgttaCAAAATTTTCTTGTTACAAGTACTCAAAATCGTAACTTATTGTACTATCAATGTTAGAAGATTACTATGCAGATAAATTACTACTTTACATATCATACTACGTGATGTACTTTTAAAGAATATGTGATCAGAAAACAAAACCACTGACCTATATACGATTCTGCGACTATACAAACTGAGGTGTCTTCCGATTCAAAACGTTTGTTGTCGCATTCTTTGCCTGCCTCAAGTAAACATGTTATACTTTCGAACAATTATTGTGCTTTCTTGTTGTATACTGCTGATAGTTCATGCACAACCAGCTCAGAAAATGCAGAAAAGGGAAGCTGAAGATTTACCTCCTACGCCAAAGCATGCGGGTATTTTTGATGGAAAACAAAATCGTGAAGAAATATGtaagtttaatgaaaaatatattgaaaacaAAAGTATGTAGCTTGATGTATtgtcaatattttaattttcatgttTATTCATTATGCAAGCTAAACtgttgaaataataatttaattgaaatgtttaaaatcaTCAATTGCAGCTGAACAATTAAAGAAATGGAAACCAGAAGATGACAATAATATTTGGGAATTAAGTGGTCTCTACCAAGGAGATATGATGGGTTTTGATAAATTAGGAAAGAATGGTCTGTTGGATGAAACAGCAAGGTGGCCAGATGCTGTCATTCCatacaatattgatcaagagGATTTTAGTACGTATGTTTTTTGATAAGTCGAACATTTTAACGAAGGtggaaaataaaagtttttaggttaaagaaaatgaaagaatttctCACAATTTACTGATCAATGTATTACTACAATTCATCAAACAGATTGTTAGGCtccatataataaaaaaaaatatcatcctaattgtattttaatttttagctgAAGAAGATATCGAACAAATCAAGGACGCCCTGAAGGTCTATCATGAAAAAACTTGTATTCGTTTCCGACCCTACAAGAAAGGTGATAAGAATTTCATAACCGTGAAAGGCGATAATACTGGATGTTGGTCTTACGTTGGTAAATACAGTGAAGGTCAAGTAGTGAATTTCCAAAATCCTGGTTGTCTACGGCATGGTACAATTGTTCATGAGTTCATGCACGCGCTTGGCTTTTATCATCAACAAAGTGCGGCCGATCGCGACGAGTGGGTGACTATTGTCTGGGATAACATTATGCCGGGTAGAGAGCACAATTTTGATAAGTACGACAATAAAACCGTAACTGATTATGGAGTGAGTTACGATTATAGCAGTGTTATGCATTACAGCGCAAAGGCATTTTCGAAAAATGGACAAAAAACTATCATTGCTAAAGTAAGATTTATTGACCTCACAACAATTATCAAACGAATTATAATGGGTTGTTCTATTTTATGTGGCTTattcttaaaaaatttgtattttttgcagaaagaAAATGTAACTCTTGGACAACGAGATGGCTTTAGCGAAAaggatattgaaaaaataaacattatgTATAAGTCTCATTGTGAAACTcgtgataaaaaagaaaaggaaggCTCTACGGAAAGTAGCGGCGCTGTAGATATAATTTCATCTTTATGGCCATTTCGTGCATTTTCATGGGTACTGAAAGGCTAAGATTGAATACTATATTTATAAGGTCATCAAAGTTAATTTGTATCTTTTCTGTTTACTCTATATAGCTTATGTGATATATGTATTAAATAAGTAAATGGTTATATCAAGAATGttgtttttgaaatttcttccacagatttatttaattttttcattcctAAAGTttcctattttaaaaatgcatttaaacAATATGTTACGACGATTTTGTATCCAAAGAACTCATGAAAAAGTCTATGAGAACATATCACTCAATGCTTATCGAAGTGTAGAGTTTTTTCGTGTAGCAAATATGTGTGTAGTTATTTTGCGAAGGGGGGGGTatttttgtgtagagtttgtaCAGTGTCGTCCTCATAAccttataaaatcataaattttctcaaaacatttTGAACTAATTCTTTGATTAGCGAGTTagaaggtttaacaaaaatagtaattttcagttatacagggtatacagggtgagagacaaagaatttcaaTCTTAATACCTTTGTAGTGTGCGCTTATATTAGTTGGCCCGATTGACCGTTAATCTTAGTGCCACGTCGCAAAGCTCGAGAGTTCGCGAGCACTGAGCACTGAGTTGTAGGTCGAGGTGGGGTTAACCAGGCAAGTTTAAGAGGCTCTGGTCAACACGCAGGACTTTAGAAGAGATCCGGCGCTCCAAGGGCCAGGTGCTCAGTCGCAACCCAATAGAGACACCACCCAGAGTCACCAAACCAGGACCGTCTTCTCACCCTATAATCTATAAAGTAGGAAAAAGCCATCAACAAGCCTCACCACGTCCACAAGAACGGGGAGGACTTCACCGAGCACTCAAGCCTCACCACGTCAACGAGAACGGGGAGGACTCCCAAATTTGTCCACCTCATCACATACATGAGAACGAGGAGGAAATAAACACACGAGCAGCGCTGCCACCAACAAAAAGCCACTACAGACGCATCAACCCGGGCAACGAGTCATCATCACGAAGGAAGAACGACGGTGTAAGtgtacgtatgtgtgtatCTGCGCGCGAGTTTAAAGTCTTaagttttattagtttaaagAGAAACGCATTCATCACTAGGGAATCTTCGACcacaataaatttaataaatcatcgagTTTCATGCGTCATAAATTAAAGATAGGTTTCTATCTTTCTTAATTTCCCTCTTAAACCCAGAAGCACAAAAAAATCTCACACATAAAGCCTTTTAAACTAATCGATTTTATAAGTTGCAAAAAGAAATTAGCCGAGGCAAGCAAAAGATCtatcttttttcaaaattttaacttaattaAAGTCTTTTTACTCCCATAATCGTATGACATcaaaaacccatttttttttagttttcgatttttagctcaaaaactagtcgtcaaaatggtttaaaatttttacagtaaatagatattatcgttttttattgtcatatatTGTTTCAAAAAGTTGtacaatttagttttagagatattaattttttttaaatcaccttttttatcatataaattgaacggaacagtcaatctggaaaatcttgcgggaaaaagtagtcaattttatgctcttttagatgaactattgttaaatatattgtatggatcatatcatcaaaaatagcaaaaatatttttcaaaaatggaaaaatggctataatatgGCCATAGAATggcccgaattcagaatcagaaaacatacatgcatgtgaaattttattacgatcggtcgcgtggttccagaatcataacggtatacgtacacacacacacacgtatccgcacggacattttctaaaaacgcacGATTCGAACTCTAAACACCTCCAAATGCATTTCTACgaagttttagcgaaactgaaaattttactatcacAAAGCTTTTTCTAGGAGGAAGCAGAActgaaaaaacaaaagtttATCAAAAGCAATGAAAATGCAGATATGTAAAGTCAGTAAAGAATtatatcataaattataaaattttg
The DNA window shown above is from Nasonia vitripennis strain AsymCx chromosome 3 unlocalized genomic scaffold, Nvit_psr_1.1 chr3_random0004, whole genome shotgun sequence and carries:
- the LOC100116187 gene encoding zinc metalloproteinase nas-13-like, whose protein sequence is MLYFRTIIVLSCCILLIVHAQPAQKMQKREAEDLPPTPKHAGIFDGKQNREEISEQLKKWKPEDDNNIWELSGLYQGDMMGFDKLGKNGLLDETARWPDAVIPYNIDQEDFTEEDIEQIKDALKVYHEKTCIRFRPYKKGDKNFITVKGDNTGCWSYVGKYSEGQVVNFQNPGCLRHGTIVHEFMHALGFYHQQSAADRDEWVTIVWDNIMPGREHNFDKYDNKTVTDYGVSYDYSSVMHYSAKAFSKNGQKTIIAKKENVTLGQRDGFSEKDIEKINIMYKSHCETRDKKEKEGSTESSGAVDIISSLWPFRAFSWVLKG